From the Lolium rigidum isolate FL_2022 chromosome 2, APGP_CSIRO_Lrig_0.1, whole genome shotgun sequence genome, one window contains:
- the LOC124691797 gene encoding F-box protein At4g00755-like, with amino-acid sequence MAAKSCGPDLLDWVGTDISASIFHLLDHPADLVHAAAVSRPWRRFVIENNLSKSLCLRLCPEVATVAAVAEVTRSASPPAVPVSESERDFRVYSNLAGAVVSAPRNHDVAILTHCIGASSTDQFPKETMEHTLDEDYIVNFRPSYWSSGGSDSPDEPESLTYRLNHDICIVDEIKVQPFEAYFQRGDPIYSAKAVRFRMGHYKLPRGSESFVTHKDENKMVNADKNYMWTYTSPEYPMLQENVLQSFKLPRPVLCIGGVVMIELLGGVQKQKADDRYYICICSAQVKGRFLSPMFMFDISDHEGYSILKYLPDAKEDMKLDDTKESLEWLSLIGRYNKMNQIAVVNALMGPLFMNEYDVDDVSDDDFFE; translated from the exons ATGGCGGCCAAGAGCTGCGGCCCGGACCTCCTGGATTGGGTCGGCACCGACATCTCCGCCTCCATCTTCCACCTCCTCGACCACCCCGCCGATCTTGTCCACGCCGCCGCTGTCTCCCGACCCTGGCGCAGATTCG TGATCGAGAACAACTTGAGCAAGAGCCTGTGCCTGCGGCTATGCCCGGAGGTCGCCACCGTAGCCGCCGTGGCGGAGGTAACCAGATCGGCGTCCCCACCCGCCGTCCCCGTGTCAGAAAGCGAGAGGGACTTCAGGGTATACTCAAAcctcgccggcgccgtcgtctcCGCCCCCCGCAACCACGACGTGGCCATCTTGACGCACTGCATCGGCGCGTCCAGCACTGACCAGTTCCCCAAGGAGACCATGGAGCACACCCTCGATGAGGATTACATTGTAAACTTCCGCCCGTCCTATTGGTCCAGCGGCGGGTCGGACAGCCCCGATGAGCCCGAGAGCCTTACCTACAGGCTCAATCATGATATCTGCATTGTCGATGAGATTAAGGTGCAGCCGTTCGAAG CCTATTTTCAGCGTGGTGATCCTATATACTCTGCAAAGGCGGTGCGATTTCGGATGGGCCATTACAAGCTTCCGCGTGGGTCAGAGTCATTTGTCACCCATAAGGATGAGAACAAGATGGTAAATGCTGACAAAAATTACATGTGGACTTACACTTCACCAGAGTACCCTATGTTGCAG GAAAATGTACTACAATCCTTCAAGCTCCCACGCCCTGTCCTTTGCATTGGTGGTGTGGTGATGATTGAACTATTGGGCGGGGTACAAAAACAAAAAGCAGATGATCGGTATTACATATG TATCTGCAGTGCTCAAGTGAAAGGGCGCTTTCTCTCACCAATGTTCATGTTTGACATCTCGGATCATGAAGGTTATTCGATCCTCAAGTACTTGCCGGATGCCAAAGAGGACATGAAGCTAGATGATACTAAAGAGTCACTAGAGTGGCTGTCTCTTATTGGTAGATACAATAAGATGAATCAAATAGCGGTGGTGAACGCACTTATGGGGCCACTTTTCATGAATGAATATGATGTGGATGACGTCTCAGACGACGATTTTTTTGAGTAG